cgccgacttcgcctccttcctcgctatcttataaatttccctattcgtccacctctccacctcatccttgctttctatcaacttcgcatatgccatcttctttgctttcaCCTTACCTTGCACTTCTCcgttccaccaccagtcccctcgatgctgACTACGACTATCTATCGAGattcccaacacttcccttgctacaaccctaatacaactagccgtcctatcccacatactgttcgcatTCCCACTACTATTCCAgacccccatatccttcaatttctctcccatctccaggacactagccgtggtcaaactcccctatctgatcctaggtcggtcatccccgatcctcttcttcctcatcatcttgacccctaaatccatcaccaagagcttatgtcgggttgtaaggttgtcgatcggaatgaccttacagtctttggacagacctttatcatccttcctaaggagtagaaaatctatctgagtcttagccatcgaactacggaaggttaccgagtggtcctccttctttggaaaactcgaagtggctatcaccaacccaaaagctcttgcaaaatccaaaagtgaaactcctcctccatttctgtccccgaagccaaagcctccatgcacatcatcataccctcctgaaatagacccgatgtgcccattgaaatcccctcccacgaaaagcttctcagtaggcggtatgcctcccactaactcgtccaaatcctcccaaaagtgcctcttatcctcctcgcctaaGCCCGCTTGaagcgcataagcactaataatgttcaacgtgatcccttcaacgaccaccttaatcgacatcatcctatcaatgactctcctaacctctaccacctgattccttaaatcactgtctactaaaatgcctaccccattcctatactttgatctactaaagaaccaaagcttatacctgTCTACCTCCTTaactttagaacctacccatttggtctcttggacacaagctatattaatcttcctcttctttagaatcttaactagctctataaATTTTCCCGCTAACGTCctaatgttccaagaacctactcttagTCTAGActctcctttaacccacttacccctccttacccccGTCCCCGTCCCCGAGTTATcttagttatatttttaatggttctatttttattttattttcatttgaaaCAAATATTGTCCTTTTTAAGTTCATTGATGAAGAGCTTGATTATTTAACAGTTAGTTAGAGTTATGCAAATATTAATAATGCAAAAATTAGTTACAAgagaatttatgtattattttattcatgtattagttattcaacctatcttgcataaaataatatatatatttcttcataatttatacatgtattaattatgcGGATTTTTTAATTGCAAACCAAACACcatattgattttatacatgATCAACTTACCTCCTAACCAATTATAAAACACGGTATGCATACCTTACCTCCAAATCAGCTACCAAATGACTACTTTTAAGTGTTGATGATTAAGGACTTGCAAATTATTATTGACATAATATTCATTTTAGCGAACGATTGAATTTCTTTGTGCCGTTTGTTTATAATTTCCATGTGTTGTACTTTACACAGCTAAGGAAAACAAATAAGAATCAGGTCAGGCTACTCCGCTACTGTTGAAGAGGCTAGGAATTACTGACCCTTCAGATTAGACTTGGTAAACTCTTGTCACGGTGAATTAAATTCTGTTCCATGCCCTGTTTCTTGTCAATCACATCGGCAAGTAAGTCGATGAGATGAAGAATTATACCTAGTTGATGAATTAATAGATGGCAAGACAAAGAGTGGACAATTTTTAGCCCATACCATGAGCCCAAggaataaaatagaaatatatGTTTGATGTAAAACCTCATTCGAAGGGAaaagaatttttcttttcttatactAACATGTAACATTGTTGTTCCTGTGTTTTTCCTACCAATACAATATGGTGTATTTTAATTAGAACAAGTCTTAGAGGATTGAATTAATAAGATTCAAGCTTTCTCTGGCTTTTGTGTAATTTCACAAGCTGAGCAGCAATTTCACCACTCACCTGGTTTTACTGATAATTGTTTGGAACGCATCAGTAGTCATCAAATTGCTGGTAGGTTTGAcaacaaacaaaacaaataataGGCTTTCATATACATAATCGTGGTGTTTGGACCAGCTTACGTGTACTTCACCTAATTGTAATTTTGGATGAGAaaaaatcacctagtgtttttttgTCTCTGCTGGAAGTTGAACCTGAGACCTCATGATTATCAACCACTTCATCGATCATTAGGTCAcatttttggatgaaaagaaataaaaataaaagtacgCTATTAAATAGAGTAATTTTTGTAGtaatacaaagaaaaaaaattgattatttgctTATTAGGAAGTACTAGTTTTGGGGACGTGCTTTGCATGTTTATCCCAAAATATTTCATGTTAGTTTTGTATTGCAAATGACATATTTTACCCCTTCAAATCTATTGGTATTTACTAAAAACTATCTATCATTTTTACGATATAAAGTACATATATCTTCCTAATAAAAAGAATACATCcttaattataaaattgattaaaagtgcataaagtaaaaataactGACTATTGTACAAATACAATTTCAAATGAGTATACAAAATACCCAGGGCCGTCTCAACAAGTTCGAGGCCTAAAGCCAAACTTCATAGAGAGACATTTTTCTTTTAGTTGTCATATGTAAATTGAATTACTATAACATACTCAATGTAATCCTACAAGTGAAGTCTCAAGAAGGTAGGATGTACGTAGACCTTATTAAATAAGaatgttaacaatgaaaatattcaatgaaaaaatataatataaagttagaataataGAATCtgactcaaaatttaaaaagtttatataaTCATACTAGTATGAATTTGTTGCAGtgcttaaaatttaaagaatacatctaaaaataaatttgatctttttataGACACAAAACaatagattttgcataatgCAAAAGGTTGGACCATTTGATCGTCGTTAGAATATTCaataatgagataataaaaaaatgattggaaataaaaaaaggtaaatGTAAGAATTATAATGTGGGTTCATGATAATtaccaaaatataaataagttgaCAAAATAGGTAGCCATGTAAAAAAGAtgctataattaattaaatattattcaatttctcaattattacaaCGACCTCCACATTAAATAAAgtatcttttgaaaaaaatggtAGCCCTAAAAAAATTGGGGCCCAAAGCAGTTGCTTTAGTGGCCTTATGATCGAGCTGAAAATACCACATGTTAGGCTAATCTATACAAAGCAACAAACCATGGCAAAttcttaataataataacaacaaaacaATAGAAAGTTGTACAATAGCAACAAACAAGAAACATAAACACTaaacaaaacaaattaaaagagaCAAGAAAAGAGAGCAtagagattttttcattttctttcaacTGCTTTAAGTGTGTATAATATTGTGTCAAATATCACTATTTATAGAATAGGATTGAAGAACACAAAAAATTGTCATGAATATGTGATTAATCTATTAGAGACCATGGATGAGGATGAGATGTGTggttaaaaatcataattaatataattagtGGGAGTTACATATTTTCACATAATGAAGAGTTAGTGgtaataaaatttatgtaatatacTTCACATTAATATTCAAGAAACTTTATGGTGGTTGATTCATGTACTAATATGGTGATttactatttaatatttaatttattaaataatttataacattTAAATTTAATGTAGGGGTAAAATCGTAATCTAACTTTTACCTAAAATTCTTTCcacttttaataaataataataataaataaataataaatataataatataatatgatataatgTTTGGTTTGACAACCTTTTGGATTGTTAAAGGTGCTTCGAATTGATTTGTATTTCACAAAAACTTTTCTAGTAACGTATTTTCTTATATCTCATAAATGAAATTTGTTTTCACTTGTATTAATATGTAGAATTTTTCATTACTGAAATTTCGACAACTAATTTTTGCCtttaaaaaattgttttaatttttgatgtagtattattttttgtatgctaagttttattaataataaaatttaaagattCATGGTGCTAACACTACATGTCATGAGACTTACGCCTCGACTGTTCTAAGTAAAAGATTTCATTTTACGCTCCTATCTTTGAAGTGGGCATCCTGAGGACGGGTGGTAAAAGTATTTCCAAGAACTACAAGGTTATTCCAAGCTAAAATCTTAAGACCCAACATAAGCAGGCGGTTATGAATTTAGATATcaagaggaagaagatgagAATTGCATACGACCATTCAAGAATTAGATGGGGAAGCCAAAGCCCTAGTGATTGGAAAGAAGTTGGTGGCCATGGGGGCTTGGGGAGTAATGGGATGTAAATAGTATGTAGGGTAGGACGGCTGACTGCATTAGGAGACCAATTAGAGAGGTGTTAGGGATCTCGAAGAGTAACCCAAGCGAGCATAAAGTGGATTGATGGTGGAATGATGAGGTCCAAAGAAAAGTGAAAGCCAAGAAGTTGCTTACACGGCATTAGAGGAAAGCTTAGACGAGGAGGACAAGGGGAGGAATAGGGAGAGTAATAAGGCGAAGAAGTGAAGATATCGTTCATGCAATGATATGTAAGTTTCTTTTGTCTGTAAACAGTGCTTTAAGAACAATTCTATGTCACGACACACTATTATTAACTCGATCATTTTTCCATTTGTATGACAGCAGAATGACACTTCCAAGTATATTATTGAAAGGTTGAGCAGACGAGACATGAAAGCCAATAACGTATGTATTATTTTCCTTGAATGCAAGAAATCTGCAGGAACTTGGATATAGAAAAGCAATGTGTTTTCCCTGTATCATGCACTGTCAAGTGTCTGCTTATCATATACTGCTCCCCAGGTGTATCTGCAAGATCATGAGATGGTTACCTCTTCTTCTGAAAGAATGCGCCTGACTTCCTTTGCTATGTCACTGACATGTTTATCTTCACATCCTAGCTCAAGTGAATACGGAAATATTGGCCAACAATGTAAAGAATGATAAATCTAAAGCACGAAAAGTAGGAAACAACAGCTTTTTAGGCGTAAGAAGTTACCTAAGAGGCCAAGGGCTTTATCAAGTTGAAAAAGGTAGTCTCTATTGTGTCCTGAGGGACCTTCTGCATGAGCAATTTGACTGCACAATTCAAATAGACATCAAAAGTTGCCAAACTATAATGCCGATTCCAAAAGTCAAACTCAAAAAAGCTCCCTTTAGATGAAATTAGAATTACAAAGAGTAAGGTAGGTCAAGATGATTTTGCAGTTACCCGTTGTTACAGGTCAAGATGATTTTGGAAAAATAACTATTATTTAAGGGATAAACATAAATAGTCCTGGGATAAAAAAAATAGCCCGGAAATAATATTTTGGTGTCTTGTTTGGTTGGTAAgtttgggataacttatcccactaTTTATACCATAGTGAttggataagttatcccatatacatagtgggataagttatcccacctTATTCCAAAATAGCTAATCTCAGGATAATTAATACCGGAATAACTTGTTTCTAACCAAACGAACCCTTAATTTTACAGTTCTGATGCTTAAAAGTAGCTTAACACCCACTCATACACACAGTTCAACAAAACAGTTGCCCACCAAACTTTATCAGAGGAATGTTGGCTATACACAACTTAGAGCATGAAACTAATTACTAACTACATtaattattaaagaaaattaaCAAAAGAGATGTATCCACATCATTGAAATCGACAAAGAATGTTCAAATACATTTATCATGTGTAACAAGCGTATTCAGTCAAGGGAGAAATATGTATGTTCTTggattaaataataataaatctggGCAGCCCGGTGTACTAAGCTTCCGCCATGTGCGGGTCCGTGGAAAGGCcggaccacaagggtctattgttaGTAAAATATCGTTTTAAACTCATATACTCAAGTGACGAGGATTGTCCAAGTACATATAAGAAAAATACAACTCATATACTTACTTTTGTGTTATGTAACACCTCTTGCACACCCAGGACACGACATTTGGAGTGTGAAGTGGTATAACAAGGGGAACAAAATTGAGTACCCCAACATCAAGGGTGAGATGAGCTTGGCTCTGAAATCATATTGTCACAGCTCATCCACTAGTGATATTGTCCCTTGAACCTAGACCTTCACAGCTTTAAAAAGCGTCAAATCTTAGGCCTACTTCCTTACATACCCAATATTTCTCTTCTATTTGTCGATGTGGATTTGCTTAGCATGTTATTTACATCCTCCTTCTAGGAACTCAACGTCCTCGCTACGGGCTGCCCAACCATCACTTATGGTTGTAAACGGAGTGGCTAAGATACCATGTTAAGAAAATGGATCCTGGGCTTAATCCAAAAGGCTCACTCATGCCGTGAGGATTTTccaaaatcatataataaatCCTGGGCCTAATTCAAAAGGCTAGCTCATGCCGTAAGGATTTTCGAAAATCATATAAGAAATCCTGGGCTTAATCCAAAAGGCTAGCTCATGCCGTAAGGATTTTCCAAAATCATATAAGAAAGGCTACAACACATACACTTTATTGATGTGGAATTCTAACATATATAAATGAATCTCGGCTTTGTTCACATAGGACATCAGTGTCCAGATCATTGGTCAATATCATGTATTTCCTTTTCTTTACAGAAATTTTGACATGGGCTTGTCAATAAGGATGTACTgccaaatttaaaaaaaagaagaaaaaaagcagCGACATATGATACACACCTAGCAATTTCTTCAACAGATGCAGGTCCCAGATAGTTTTCGTTAAGCTTCTTGTCTGGAGACCCAATGTATCTGAATAGTCAACAGTAGTTTTGCATGTTAAATCAAGAAAAAACTGAGTAGAAATTATGTAGTGTGTCAGTTTTGTAACTTACACTAATACACCAGAAACAGCTGGTGCTGATGCTGCAGGCTCCTGGAATGTTGATTTGTTAATGAATCAATTATCATAGAGCAAAGAATGATATATCAACAAGAACTTCCTTTTGGTTAAATGTTAACTTAGTATGACTTACAGTGAAAAGATCTACATAAACCTTCTTGTCATATTGTTTTTCCCTGACTTCAAGGTACTAGATggaggaaaagaaaagaatatacATTAACAAAATAGAGTCATTCAATGATGTGATTTAGGCCACATGAATACCATTATAATAATAGAATTGTAACCAGACAAACAAAAAAAGCACCGTCATACAAGTGAAAGCTTGAAGCTCGATTAATATTTGGAAGACTGGAACCAGTAAATTGTCAAACTTGTACAGAAATTGGGGGAACCAAAAAAGTACAGCAGTCAAGCACAAAAAGAGAATGCAAAAGCGCAGATAGCTATGGTAGACCTCTGCTGTCAAAGTGAATATATGGTCTATCCTTGGAGAATGCTGCAGAGGAAATCTGTGTATGTGGAACAAGAGCAAACTGATAATAGTTTTGGTCAAAAGCCGTAAATCGTAGAATTTACTAcatatttcaaaatcaaaatgcttaaagaataaaaaaatcatctaacATAACCAGACAAAAAGAAGgcaaagataaagaaaaaaagagaaccTTGAAAAACAAAAAGCTTAGAATAATACTTTATAGGGGAGCCAAATCTTTTGGACTCAAGTTGGGATGCAGTTTAAAAATTCATCGAAGTGAACATGAGcatttatttgatatttgtaCATATACCCAAATCTAAATATTAAAGGTTCTAGATTTCCTTTCGGAAAATCAATTACCCACAAAGTGAATTCCAGAAGTTCTGGAATCCCTTTTAGGAATTCTCTCaagaaaatactatttttaagAGG
This region of Solanum dulcamara chromosome 9, daSolDulc1.2, whole genome shotgun sequence genomic DNA includes:
- the LOC129902764 gene encoding gamma-glutamylcyclotransferase 2-3 isoform X2, with product MVMWVFGYGSLIWKPGFNYDDRLVGFIKGYRRVFYQGSTDHRGTPEFPGRTATLEPAEGEVCWGMAYKITKKEDQEVALTEPAASAPAVSGVLVYIGSPDKKLNENYLGPASVEEIASQIAHAEGPSGHNRDYLFQLDKALGLLGCEDKHVSDIAKEVRRILSEEEVTIS
- the LOC129902764 gene encoding gamma-glutamylcyclotransferase 2-3 isoform X1 codes for the protein MVMWVFGYGSLIWKPGFNYDDRLVGFIKGYRRVFYQGSTDHRGTPEFPGRTATLEPAEGEVCWGMAYKITKKEDQEVALTYLEVREKQYDKKVYVDLFTEPAASAPAVSGVLVYIGSPDKKLNENYLGPASVEEIASQIAHAEGPSGHNRDYLFQLDKALGLLGCEDKHVSDIAKEVRRILSEEEVTIS